In one Magallana gigas chromosome 7, xbMagGiga1.1, whole genome shotgun sequence genomic region, the following are encoded:
- the LOC105331411 gene encoding polyadenylate-binding protein-interacting protein 1 isoform X2, with protein MSSGSAGKDSESGSHFQPGLRRPLLSTQEKLQNGLDSSKNLQSTLSVNAPEFVPRKSLYQDFQGLQIGGYGQPPTSEQVLDSFKTALTALISQPGNMEELMSGVIDQINQLPATAESIQNKVVEMLFEQCVSEPNFRYTGARLCRLLCKKLKSHPMFQDFRNAFLTRCKEEYLKKEEMISNPKLIDRLCGFTMFIGELFLNLEIEDGSGKAQKLGLLRSPVLKDLLLILLSNPTDFTVKCATQLLKLTGSTIEDTAYLNKTPEEGSYDEVFLQIRQLDTYPDLNRTSKCLIKSVLDLKDNNWGRSRSSNPPTPEDSYQQNYQQAANFTQNEPIFYNQHGQPISAQEAGYSDQAFDPYLQEEEEEEFARWEAGELEEGGHWVEGGDYQAWSDQDEYFQTGPFTENYMDEEIEAAYEEFLRQQPSHH; from the exons ATAGTGAATCGGGATCACATTTTCAACCTGGTCTTAGAAGACCGCTTCTATCTACTCAAGAGAAATTACAAAATGGTCTCG ATTCAAGTAAAAATCTCCAAAGTACTCTTTCTGTCAACGCACCAGAGTTTGTGCCTAGAAAG AGCCTGTATCAGGACTTCCAGGGCCTACAAATTGGGGGATACGGCCAGCCCCCCACGTCTGAACAGGTGTTGGACAGCTTCAAGACTGCCCTGACCGCCCTCATCAGTCAGCCTGGGAACATGGAGGAGTTGATGAGTGGGGTCATAGATCAGATTAACCAACTGCCAGCCACCGCGGAGTCCATTCAAAACAAGGTCGTGGAGATGCTTTTTGAACAG TGTGTTTCTGAGCCTAATTTTCGATACACTGGCGCCAGGCTTTGTAGACTGCTGTGTAAGAAGTTAAAGTCCCATCCAATGTTTCAAGACTtcagaaatgcatttcttacaAG gtgtaaagaagaatatttaaaaaaggaagAGATGATATCCAATCCTAAATTAATTGACCGTCTTTGTGGGTTCACAATGTTTATTGGGGAACTATTTCTCAACTTAGAG ATTGAAGACGGAAGTGGTAAAGCTCAGAAATTAGGGTTACTGCGAAGCCCGGTATTGAAGGATCTTTTGTTGATTCTTTTGTCAAACCCCACTGATTTCACGGTCAAGTGCGCAACACAGCTACTAAAG CTGACAGGCTCTACAATAGAAGATACTGCTTACTTGAATAAAACTCCTGAAGAGGGCTCCTATGATGAAGTCTTCCTCCAGATCCGACAACTAGATACCTACCCAGATCTTAACAG aactAGCAAGTGTTTAATAAAGTCAGTGTTAGATTTAAAAGACAATAATTGGGGACGATCACGATCCTCTAATCCCCCCACACCCGAGGATTCCTACCAGCAAAACTACCAACAGGCAGCAAACTTCACACAG AATGAACCCATCTTCTACAACCAACATGGTCAACCAATCTCAGCTCAAGAGGCGGGGTATTCAGACCAGGCGTTCGACCCATACCTGCAGGAAGAAGAGGAGGAGGAGTTTGCCCGCTGGGAGGCGGGAGAGCTGGAGGAGGGGGGTCACTGGGTTGAAGGGGGAGACTACCAGGCCTGGTCCGATCAGGACGAATACTTTCAAAC ggggccatttacTGAGAACTACATGGATGAGGAAATCGAGGCTGCGTATGAGGAATTCCTTCGACAACAACCTTCCCACCACTAG
- the LOC105331411 gene encoding polyadenylate-binding protein-interacting protein 1 isoform X1 codes for MSSGSAGKDSESGSHFQPGLRRPLLSTQEKLQNGLDSSKNLQSTLSVNAPEFVPRKTTFSVTAAEFVPRQQPYPQYSQSLYQDFQGLQIGGYGQPPTSEQVLDSFKTALTALISQPGNMEELMSGVIDQINQLPATAESIQNKVVEMLFEQCVSEPNFRYTGARLCRLLCKKLKSHPMFQDFRNAFLTRCKEEYLKKEEMISNPKLIDRLCGFTMFIGELFLNLEIEDGSGKAQKLGLLRSPVLKDLLLILLSNPTDFTVKCATQLLKLTGSTIEDTAYLNKTPEEGSYDEVFLQIRQLDTYPDLNRTSKCLIKSVLDLKDNNWGRSRSSNPPTPEDSYQQNYQQAANFTQNEPIFYNQHGQPISAQEAGYSDQAFDPYLQEEEEEEFARWEAGELEEGGHWVEGGDYQAWSDQDEYFQTGPFTENYMDEEIEAAYEEFLRQQPSHH; via the exons ATAGTGAATCGGGATCACATTTTCAACCTGGTCTTAGAAGACCGCTTCTATCTACTCAAGAGAAATTACAAAATGGTCTCG ATTCAAGTAAAAATCTCCAAAGTACTCTTTCTGTCAACGCACCAGAGTTTGTGCCTAGAAAG ACCACATTTTCTGTAACAGCTGCCGAATTTGTCCCCAGACAGCAGCCTTACCCCCAGTATTCACAG AGCCTGTATCAGGACTTCCAGGGCCTACAAATTGGGGGATACGGCCAGCCCCCCACGTCTGAACAGGTGTTGGACAGCTTCAAGACTGCCCTGACCGCCCTCATCAGTCAGCCTGGGAACATGGAGGAGTTGATGAGTGGGGTCATAGATCAGATTAACCAACTGCCAGCCACCGCGGAGTCCATTCAAAACAAGGTCGTGGAGATGCTTTTTGAACAG TGTGTTTCTGAGCCTAATTTTCGATACACTGGCGCCAGGCTTTGTAGACTGCTGTGTAAGAAGTTAAAGTCCCATCCAATGTTTCAAGACTtcagaaatgcatttcttacaAG gtgtaaagaagaatatttaaaaaaggaagAGATGATATCCAATCCTAAATTAATTGACCGTCTTTGTGGGTTCACAATGTTTATTGGGGAACTATTTCTCAACTTAGAG ATTGAAGACGGAAGTGGTAAAGCTCAGAAATTAGGGTTACTGCGAAGCCCGGTATTGAAGGATCTTTTGTTGATTCTTTTGTCAAACCCCACTGATTTCACGGTCAAGTGCGCAACACAGCTACTAAAG CTGACAGGCTCTACAATAGAAGATACTGCTTACTTGAATAAAACTCCTGAAGAGGGCTCCTATGATGAAGTCTTCCTCCAGATCCGACAACTAGATACCTACCCAGATCTTAACAG aactAGCAAGTGTTTAATAAAGTCAGTGTTAGATTTAAAAGACAATAATTGGGGACGATCACGATCCTCTAATCCCCCCACACCCGAGGATTCCTACCAGCAAAACTACCAACAGGCAGCAAACTTCACACAG AATGAACCCATCTTCTACAACCAACATGGTCAACCAATCTCAGCTCAAGAGGCGGGGTATTCAGACCAGGCGTTCGACCCATACCTGCAGGAAGAAGAGGAGGAGGAGTTTGCCCGCTGGGAGGCGGGAGAGCTGGAGGAGGGGGGTCACTGGGTTGAAGGGGGAGACTACCAGGCCTGGTCCGATCAGGACGAATACTTTCAAAC ggggccatttacTGAGAACTACATGGATGAGGAAATCGAGGCTGCGTATGAGGAATTCCTTCGACAACAACCTTCCCACCACTAG